In Actinoplanes sp. NBC_00393, a single genomic region encodes these proteins:
- a CDS encoding metallopeptidase family protein translates to MTTSPERRRTDPKAARTSGPGRPARRDRHGRGLRGRLVPATVPLARTKAEIFDDLVLDTVESLERRYAKELAGVEFAVEDVPPELNVYDSDVLEDGEVPLARLLPGRPGRHELPPRIVLYRRPLEFRAMDREDLADLVHDVIIEQVANLLGVDPDELA, encoded by the coding sequence GTGACCACCAGCCCCGAACGCCGCCGGACGGATCCGAAGGCGGCGCGCACCTCCGGCCCGGGCCGTCCCGCCCGACGTGACCGGCACGGGCGTGGCCTCCGCGGCCGCCTGGTGCCGGCGACCGTCCCGCTGGCCCGCACCAAGGCGGAGATCTTCGACGACCTGGTGCTGGACACCGTCGAGAGCCTGGAGCGGCGCTACGCGAAGGAGTTGGCCGGCGTCGAGTTCGCGGTCGAGGACGTGCCGCCCGAGCTGAACGTCTACGACTCGGACGTGCTGGAGGACGGCGAGGTGCCCCTGGCCCGGCTGCTGCCCGGCCGTCCGGGACGGCACGAGTTGCCGCCGCGGATCGTGCTCTACCGCCGCCCGCTGGAATTCCGGGCGATGGATCGGGAGGACCTCGCCGACCTCGTCCACGACGTGATCATCGAGCAGGTGGCCAATCTGCTCGGTGTGGATCCGGACGAGCTGGCCTGA
- a CDS encoding WhiB family transcriptional regulator, which translates to MEAQVEGVDLLGDAPEWQERALCSQTDPEAFFPEKGGSTREAKRICGRCEVKADCLEYALGHDERFGIWGGLSERERRKLKRRVA; encoded by the coding sequence ATGGAAGCGCAGGTTGAAGGGGTTGACCTGCTCGGGGATGCGCCCGAGTGGCAGGAGCGGGCATTGTGTTCGCAGACCGATCCGGAAGCCTTTTTCCCGGAGAAGGGCGGCTCGACGCGCGAGGCGAAGCGCATCTGTGGCCGCTGTGAGGTCAAGGCCGACTGCCTGGAATACGCGCTGGGCCACGACGAACGGTTCGGGATCTGGGGTGGACTGTCCGAACGTGAACGTCGCAAGTTGAAGCGCCGGGTGGCCTGA